In the genome of Hymenobacter taeanensis, one region contains:
- a CDS encoding YfhO family protein, translating to MTTLSRPAAAPLWRRVLPHLLAVLFFLVLAAVYFSPILFGGKTLAQHDIVQFNGGAHEAAEWRAKTGEEALWTNSMFSGMPTYLISTRFPGDLSIYLHNLFTLGLPAVVANLFLALVCGYALFVALGVRPLLAAVGAVALGFTSYNIVILAAGHNTKSLALAYAPLVLAGLLVTFRRNQWLGAALFTLGLTMNVRANHLQITYYLLLLVLVFGIVELIFAIRENRIADFLRRTALLGAATLVAVGVSFGRLYVTAEYGKYSIRGKSELTKSAPTAPGQPAAATEEGGSGLERDYAFNWSYGVGETITLLIPNFYGGASQGKLSDNSETGKALAAAGVPPVQLSDYLAQMPLYWGDQPSTSGPVYVGAVVCFLFVLGLLIADRRTRIWLLVGTILSIMLAWGKNFEVFNNLMFDYFPGYNKFRSVSMALVIAQLAMPLLAILGLARVLQGRATTAAAPSSTHPSLAALTGKPADDATTTQLKRQVLLALGITAGICALAFMAGLVSDFAAPIDAQLQQQGFPLDALRADRASLMRTDIFRSLVFIALAGGVLWFYLQRKLSMSTATALVGLLTLLDLWAVDKRYLNEANFQNETVAEQFVPSPTDQQILQDKDLSYRVLNLTSPFQEANTSYFHKSIGGYHGAKLRRYQELFDWQMQPQLQQIFAQSKPDAAPVLNMLNMRYLIVPANPQAKQPEQAVRNPGALGNAWFVQNVQQVQNPDQEIQALTNLNPATTAVVDASKFPLPKTSFSAAGSTIALTAYEPNKLTYRATAAQDGFVVFSEIYYKDGWNAYLDGKQVPYVRANYVLRAMQLPAGQHTIEFRFEPREYALGNTISMVSSILLFGVMLAALYYAIKHRPEPHSVQDTLLSA from the coding sequence ATGACCACACTTTCCCGTCCGGCCGCTGCGCCCCTGTGGCGGCGGGTGCTGCCGCACCTGCTGGCCGTCTTATTTTTCCTGGTGCTGGCTGCCGTCTACTTTTCGCCCATCCTGTTCGGAGGCAAAACGCTGGCGCAGCACGATATTGTACAGTTTAATGGCGGTGCCCATGAGGCGGCGGAGTGGCGGGCCAAAACGGGTGAGGAGGCCCTCTGGACGAACTCCATGTTCTCGGGCATGCCCACTTACCTCATCAGCACCCGCTTCCCCGGCGACCTGAGCATTTATCTGCACAACCTGTTCACGCTGGGCCTACCCGCTGTGGTAGCTAACCTGTTTCTGGCGTTGGTGTGCGGCTACGCGCTCTTTGTGGCGCTGGGAGTGCGGCCGTTGCTGGCCGCAGTGGGGGCCGTTGCTCTGGGCTTCACCAGCTACAACATTGTAATTCTGGCCGCGGGCCACAACACCAAGTCATTGGCCCTGGCCTACGCGCCGCTGGTGCTGGCCGGCTTGCTGGTAACGTTCCGGCGCAACCAGTGGCTGGGCGCGGCCTTATTCACGCTGGGCCTAACTATGAACGTGCGCGCCAACCACCTGCAGATAACGTATTACCTGCTGCTGCTGGTGCTGGTGTTTGGCATTGTGGAGCTGATTTTTGCAATTCGTGAGAACCGCATAGCTGACTTTCTGCGACGCACGGCGCTGCTGGGCGCGGCCACTTTAGTAGCAGTGGGCGTGAGCTTCGGCCGCCTGTACGTAACCGCCGAATACGGCAAGTATTCCATCCGGGGGAAATCGGAGCTGACCAAATCGGCTCCCACGGCACCGGGCCAGCCCGCCGCAGCAACTGAGGAAGGCGGCTCTGGTCTGGAGCGCGATTATGCCTTCAACTGGAGCTACGGCGTGGGCGAAACCATTACGCTGCTCATCCCGAACTTCTACGGTGGCGCTTCTCAGGGCAAGCTCAGCGACAACTCCGAAACCGGTAAGGCCCTGGCGGCGGCTGGTGTGCCCCCGGTGCAGCTCAGCGACTACCTGGCCCAAATGCCACTTTACTGGGGCGACCAACCCAGTACCAGCGGCCCTGTGTACGTGGGTGCCGTAGTATGTTTCCTGTTTGTGCTAGGCCTGTTAATTGCCGACCGCCGCACGCGCATCTGGTTGCTGGTGGGCACTATCCTGTCTATCATGCTGGCTTGGGGCAAGAACTTTGAGGTGTTTAACAACCTCATGTTTGACTACTTCCCCGGCTACAACAAGTTCCGCTCCGTGAGCATGGCCCTGGTAATTGCCCAGCTCGCTATGCCGCTGCTGGCCATTCTTGGGTTGGCGCGCGTGCTGCAGGGCCGAGCCACTACGGCCGCGGCTCCTAGCAGCACCCACCCCAGCTTAGCCGCCCTCACCGGCAAACCCGCCGATGATGCTACCACCACCCAGCTCAAGCGCCAGGTGCTACTGGCGCTGGGTATCACGGCCGGCATTTGTGCCCTGGCCTTTATGGCAGGCTTGGTTTCTGACTTCGCGGCTCCTATTGATGCGCAATTGCAGCAGCAGGGCTTCCCACTAGATGCGCTGCGGGCCGACCGCGCTTCCCTCATGCGCACCGATATCTTCCGCTCTCTGGTATTCATTGCCCTGGCTGGCGGCGTACTGTGGTTCTATCTGCAGCGTAAGCTCTCTATGAGCACGGCAACGGCGCTGGTAGGCCTACTCACGCTACTTGACCTGTGGGCCGTGGATAAGCGCTACCTCAACGAGGCAAACTTCCAGAACGAGACCGTGGCAGAGCAGTTTGTGCCCTCCCCCACCGATCAGCAGATTCTGCAGGATAAAGACCTGAGCTACCGCGTGCTCAACCTGACGAGCCCCTTCCAGGAGGCCAACACCTCCTACTTCCACAAGAGCATTGGGGGCTACCACGGGGCTAAGCTGCGCCGCTACCAGGAGCTGTTTGACTGGCAGATGCAGCCTCAGCTTCAGCAGATTTTTGCCCAGAGCAAGCCCGATGCGGCTCCGGTACTCAACATGCTGAACATGCGCTACCTCATTGTGCCCGCCAACCCACAGGCCAAACAGCCAGAACAGGCCGTTCGGAACCCCGGCGCGCTGGGCAACGCCTGGTTTGTGCAGAATGTGCAGCAGGTCCAGAACCCCGACCAGGAAATTCAGGCTCTGACTAATCTAAACCCGGCTACTACTGCCGTAGTAGATGCGTCTAAATTCCCGCTGCCCAAGACCAGCTTCTCAGCTGCCGGCTCTACCATTGCCCTCACCGCCTACGAGCCCAATAAGCTGACGTACCGCGCTACAGCGGCCCAGGACGGTTTTGTGGTATTCTCTGAGATTTATTACAAGGACGGCTGGAACGCTTACCTCGATGGCAAGCAAGTACCCTATGTGCGCGCTAACTACGTGCTGCGCGCCATGCAGCTGCCCGCTGGTCAGCACACCATTGAGTTCCGCTTCGAACCGCGTGAGTATGCCCTGGGTAATACCATTTCTATGGTATCGTCCATTCTCTTGTTCGGGGTAATGCTAGCAGCGCTCTACTACGCCATTAAGCACCGCCCAGAGCCTCACTCAGTGCAGGACACCCTGCTATCAGCGTAG